A stretch of the Pseudalkalibacillus hwajinpoensis genome encodes the following:
- a CDS encoding glycoside hydrolase family 68 protein, whose amino-acid sequence MNKFSKTVATSVLGFATLFSSFAPATGFAAESETSNWTREDAAKIVQNKDNTAPEINTKDLEQIAPDYHIWDTWPLRKKDGSIATVNGYKVIFSLTAPSDVLPGKRHDIAEIRYFVSKNGKDWELGGTVFNEEQALGSRQWAGSAMIEDGEINFFYTATGRKGEEQLTYEQRLVKASADVDASKKGVEFTNWSDHEVILEPDGEYYQTMEQSKQGDIAYAFRDPWFFEDPKTGEDYILFEGNSGGTPAERSIEQEHIGSEDFATVDEVPEVSKLFNGSIGIAKAENNDYTEFEIMPPLMEANSLNQELERPHIVTKGNKYYLFTDTHKNKFAPGTNGPDGLYGFVSNSLTADYEPLNGSGLVVANPENEPYQTYSWMVMPNGTVVSFANFYDLNGLTIDELGAQSEQYQFDHFGGTLAPSLKLSIHNDETKIVKEMDAGVFK is encoded by the coding sequence ATGAATAAGTTTTCAAAAACAGTAGCGACTTCCGTACTCGGATTCGCTACCCTGTTTTCAAGCTTTGCTCCGGCAACAGGCTTTGCGGCTGAGAGCGAAACGTCGAACTGGACAAGAGAAGATGCAGCAAAGATTGTGCAAAACAAGGATAATACAGCACCTGAAATTAATACAAAAGATCTTGAGCAAATTGCGCCAGATTATCATATCTGGGATACGTGGCCTCTTCGAAAAAAGGATGGCTCCATCGCAACTGTGAACGGATATAAAGTGATCTTCTCACTGACAGCACCAAGTGATGTATTGCCTGGTAAGCGTCATGATATCGCTGAAATCCGCTATTTCGTTTCAAAGAACGGTAAGGACTGGGAGCTTGGTGGAACTGTTTTCAATGAAGAACAGGCACTAGGTTCACGTCAATGGGCAGGATCTGCCATGATTGAAGACGGCGAAATCAATTTCTTCTATACGGCAACTGGACGTAAAGGCGAAGAGCAATTGACTTATGAACAGCGTCTTGTAAAAGCTTCTGCTGATGTGGATGCATCGAAAAAAGGAGTCGAATTTACAAACTGGTCTGATCATGAAGTTATTCTTGAGCCAGATGGTGAGTACTACCAAACAATGGAACAAAGTAAGCAGGGCGACATCGCTTATGCATTCCGTGATCCATGGTTCTTCGAAGATCCTAAAACAGGCGAAGATTACATTTTGTTTGAAGGGAATTCCGGAGGCACGCCTGCTGAACGCTCAATTGAACAAGAACACATCGGTTCTGAAGACTTCGCTACTGTAGACGAAGTACCAGAAGTATCAAAGCTCTTTAACGGTAGCATTGGGATCGCAAAAGCAGAGAACAATGACTACACTGAGTTTGAAATCATGCCTCCGTTGATGGAAGCGAACAGCCTAAATCAGGAACTTGAGCGTCCGCATATCGTGACAAAAGGGAATAAATATTACCTTTTCACTGATACGCACAAGAACAAATTCGCTCCTGGAACGAATGGTCCAGATGGTCTCTATGGCTTCGTATCAAACTCCCTAACAGCAGACTATGAACCTCTTAACGGTAGTGGTCTTGTTGTAGCGAATCCAGAGAATGAACCATATCAAACATATTCATGGATGGTTATGCCGAATGGCACAGTAGTTAGCTTTGCGAACTTCTATGACCTAAATGGTTTAACGATCGATGAACTTGGAGCGCAATCAGAGCAGTACCAATTTGACCACTTTGGTGGCACACTAGCACCATCTCTTAAACTTTCCATTCATAATGATGAAACGAAGATTGTGAAAGAAATGGATGCTGGCGTATTTAAATAA
- a CDS encoding alpha/beta hydrolase encodes MHNGTLMTIRDKALYVEVHGSKNNPPLLYLHGGPGESCFDFSYHQTDRLKENFRVIAIDQRGVCRSEAVNNGEEFGLMDLIEDCEAIRKQFELESWSVLGHSFGGYLGVLYASLYPESIDHLLLECPTFDFTLTSRSLLKKTSVLLDKYGEHQKATESLEIAKDSDLKNRELAELYGTYSDYLEENRMEIYIYNTNEPTDYSYYSEAKWDELYDKSEVHYNLLREEGKIFHSLIPHLSKLTMPTLLLTGEHDPVTSEEQIDAFKKYVENGAIYHFANSGHTPHDEEADHFAHVITQYIGDKRGE; translated from the coding sequence GTGCATAATGGAACACTGATGACAATACGAGACAAAGCATTATATGTAGAAGTGCATGGTTCAAAAAATAACCCGCCTCTTCTTTATCTACACGGAGGGCCAGGAGAGAGCTGCTTTGATTTCTCTTATCATCAGACGGATCGACTGAAAGAGAATTTCAGAGTGATTGCGATTGATCAGCGTGGCGTTTGCCGTTCAGAAGCGGTGAATAATGGTGAAGAATTTGGCTTGATGGACTTAATCGAAGACTGCGAAGCGATCAGGAAACAGTTTGAATTAGAATCGTGGTCAGTGCTCGGTCATTCGTTTGGTGGCTATCTTGGTGTACTCTACGCCAGTCTTTATCCTGAATCAATTGATCATTTACTGCTCGAATGTCCGACGTTTGATTTTACGTTAACATCGAGAAGCTTGTTGAAAAAAACGAGTGTGCTCTTAGACAAATATGGGGAGCATCAGAAAGCAACAGAGAGCTTAGAAATTGCCAAGGATTCTGATCTTAAGAATCGAGAGCTAGCAGAGCTTTATGGAACATACAGTGATTATCTTGAAGAGAACCGAATGGAAATATACATTTACAATACAAACGAGCCTACAGACTATAGCTATTATAGTGAGGCGAAATGGGATGAGCTTTACGATAAATCAGAAGTGCACTATAACTTGTTAAGAGAAGAAGGAAAGATCTTTCATTCACTCATTCCACATCTCTCAAAGCTTACGATGCCAACTCTCTTATTAACAGGAGAGCATGATCCTGTGACATCCGAAGAACAGATCGACGCTTTCAAGAAGTATGTCGAAAATGGGGCAATCTATCATTTTGCAAACAGCGGCCATACCCCCCATGATGAAGAAGCCGATCACTTTGCACACGTTATAACCCAATACATAGGTGATAAAAGAGGAGAATAG
- a CDS encoding potassium channel family protein, which yields MISFLLTLKRMLSALWKAIKDKEFQVLFFLTTITLVSGTIFYHTVESWSVLDSLYFSVVTLTTVGFGDFSPQTDFGKIFTIIYLFTGVGLILGFINKLALHMGRSKRKQD from the coding sequence ATGATATCATTTCTTCTTACTTTAAAGAGGATGTTGTCAGCATTATGGAAAGCGATAAAGGATAAAGAATTTCAAGTTCTTTTCTTTCTTACAACGATTACACTCGTCTCAGGAACAATTTTCTATCACACTGTCGAAAGTTGGTCCGTGTTAGATTCGCTTTACTTTAGTGTTGTCACGCTAACAACTGTAGGATTTGGGGATTTTAGTCCACAAACCGATTTCGGGAAGATTTTCACGATCATTTATTTGTTCACAGGAGTTGGTCTTATTCTTGGATTTATTAATAAGCTTGCTTTACATATGGGGAGAAGTAAAAGAAAACAAGATTAA
- a CDS encoding glycoside hydrolase family 32 protein — translation MRKWLLAVGAILVIGMIILMMNLNENNESSKQDEVKDAGILEDYNQSYRPQFHYTPMQNWMNDPNGMVFFEGQYHLFYQHNPSGNEFGNMGWGHAVSSDLYHWEEKPMALEADDQGMIFSGGAVYDENNTSGLFEEGKGGLVAFYTIAGEEQTQALAYSEDGGDTWKKYGGNPILPNPGIKDFRDPKVIWHEESEKWIMLLAAGDKVIFYGSDNLIDWQQLSEFGVDQGAQGGVWETPELFKLPVDGDSSNEKWVLQVDMNPGSIAGGSGGQYFIGNFDGETFTREGAKEDINWVDYGTDFYAAQAFSNHEGNPIWMAWMSNWMYASDLPTDPWKGAMSLPREVSLKDVNGEKRLIQEPAGDVESNRSEKLVDLSNEEIEGRLPLDHFEADTFEVIAEFDLDTSGEFGFRVRKGEEEETIVGYDSKNNLAFVDRQNSGDTEFHEQFPGVYRAPLEPTEDGKVKLHLFVDRSSVELFANDGKRVMTNRIFPSEDSDGFEIYAMNGKVTLDSLEVYKLDSSWKTGGK, via the coding sequence ATGAGAAAATGGTTGCTAGCTGTCGGAGCTATTTTAGTAATCGGCATGATTATACTCATGATGAACTTGAATGAAAACAATGAATCTTCTAAACAAGATGAAGTAAAAGATGCGGGGATCCTAGAAGACTACAATCAATCGTATCGACCCCAATTTCACTATACGCCGATGCAAAACTGGATGAATGATCCAAATGGAATGGTCTTTTTTGAAGGGCAATACCATTTATTTTATCAACATAATCCTTCTGGAAATGAATTTGGCAACATGGGCTGGGGCCATGCGGTTAGTAGCGATTTGTATCATTGGGAAGAGAAGCCAATGGCGCTAGAGGCGGATGATCAGGGAATGATTTTCTCAGGTGGTGCTGTCTATGACGAGAATAATACGAGCGGTCTTTTTGAAGAAGGAAAAGGGGGTCTCGTAGCGTTCTATACGATCGCTGGAGAAGAACAAACCCAGGCGCTTGCTTATAGTGAAGATGGTGGCGATACATGGAAAAAGTACGGTGGTAACCCTATACTTCCAAATCCAGGAATCAAAGATTTTCGAGATCCAAAAGTGATCTGGCACGAGGAGTCTGAAAAGTGGATTATGCTTCTCGCTGCTGGAGATAAAGTTATCTTTTACGGTTCGGATAATTTGATCGATTGGCAGCAGCTTAGTGAATTTGGTGTCGATCAGGGAGCGCAGGGTGGCGTTTGGGAAACGCCAGAGCTATTTAAACTACCTGTCGATGGCGATTCGTCGAATGAAAAATGGGTGCTACAGGTGGATATGAATCCAGGCAGCATCGCCGGCGGATCCGGTGGACAGTATTTTATCGGTAATTTTGATGGAGAGACGTTCACGAGAGAAGGTGCAAAAGAAGACATTAACTGGGTCGATTATGGAACTGATTTCTATGCGGCTCAAGCCTTCAGCAATCATGAAGGCAATCCGATTTGGATGGCGTGGATGAGCAATTGGATGTATGCGTCTGATTTGCCAACGGATCCGTGGAAAGGGGCGATGTCACTCCCTCGTGAAGTTTCATTGAAAGATGTGAATGGTGAAAAGCGCCTTATTCAAGAGCCAGCGGGTGACGTTGAATCAAACCGTTCTGAGAAACTAGTGGATTTATCTAATGAGGAAATTGAAGGAAGGCTTCCTCTCGATCATTTTGAAGCAGATACGTTTGAGGTGATCGCTGAATTTGATTTAGACACGTCAGGTGAATTCGGCTTCCGCGTTCGAAAGGGAGAAGAAGAGGAAACGATTGTAGGTTACGACTCCAAGAATAATCTCGCGTTTGTTGATCGGCAAAATAGTGGCGATACAGAATTTCATGAACAGTTTCCTGGTGTGTATCGAGCTCCGCTCGAACCAACGGAAGATGGCAAAGTGAAGCTCCATCTGTTTGTCGATCGCTCCTCAGTCGAGTTGTTTGCGAATGATGGAAAGCGAGTAATGACAAATCGGATCTTCCCATCTGAGGATAGTGATGGTTTTGAGATCTATGCGATGAATGGCAAAGTGACACTTGATTCTTTAGAAGTGTATAAGCTTGATTCTTCATGGAAAACGGGCGGGAAATAG
- a CDS encoding dipeptidase, with translation MQKTIEQHKNAFLNELEEFLKIQSISAVPTHESDVQKGAKWVANSLEKAGMENIEVIETDGHPIVYADWLYAEDQPTILIYGHYDVQPADPLELWETPPFEPVIRDNKIYARGATDDKGQLFIHIKAMELLMQEDGKLPVNVKFCIEGEEEIASPHLGPFIEENTDKLAADAVVISDTSFIKEGLPAICTSLRGALAMEVKVKTANTDLHSGVYGGGVPNAVHSLVRLLDSLHSEDGSIAVEGFYEGVPELTEELREEIACIPSDDEAMKQELGLTSLFGEKGFSFKERTGIRPTLELNGISGGYQGDGIKTIVPSEATGKISCRLVGKQDPQHIYELIEKHLLEHQPAGTTMTVNQFIQARPVSLDSNDPMIQKAADAYEKVYGERALFPKEGGSIPIVEVFARVLEAPVVLMGFGLPSENLHAPNEHFHIDNFTKGIETVCTYFKSL, from the coding sequence ATGCAAAAAACCATCGAACAACATAAAAATGCGTTTCTTAACGAGCTAGAAGAATTTCTAAAAATCCAAAGTATTTCAGCCGTTCCCACCCATGAGTCAGACGTTCAAAAAGGGGCTAAGTGGGTCGCAAATTCTTTAGAAAAAGCTGGCATGGAAAACATTGAAGTCATCGAAACAGACGGCCATCCAATCGTTTACGCCGACTGGCTTTATGCGGAAGATCAACCGACAATCCTTATCTATGGCCATTATGATGTACAGCCTGCTGACCCACTCGAACTTTGGGAAACACCGCCATTTGAACCCGTTATTCGTGATAATAAGATCTATGCCCGCGGTGCAACGGATGACAAAGGGCAGCTGTTTATTCATATCAAAGCGATGGAACTGTTGATGCAAGAAGATGGCAAGCTACCCGTCAATGTGAAGTTCTGTATAGAAGGTGAGGAAGAAATCGCAAGTCCACATCTTGGACCTTTTATTGAAGAAAACACTGATAAGCTCGCTGCTGACGCGGTTGTGATTTCAGATACTTCTTTTATTAAAGAAGGATTACCTGCCATTTGTACGTCTCTACGCGGCGCTCTTGCGATGGAGGTGAAGGTGAAAACAGCGAATACTGATTTGCATTCAGGAGTTTATGGTGGCGGCGTTCCAAACGCGGTTCATTCCCTTGTTCGGCTACTCGATAGTCTTCATAGCGAAGATGGATCCATTGCTGTTGAAGGATTTTACGAAGGGGTACCAGAACTAACAGAAGAATTAAGAGAAGAGATTGCTTGTATTCCATCTGATGATGAAGCGATGAAGCAAGAGCTCGGACTAACTTCCTTATTTGGTGAGAAAGGATTCTCCTTCAAGGAACGGACAGGCATTCGTCCGACGCTCGAATTGAACGGCATTTCAGGTGGCTACCAGGGTGATGGAATTAAGACGATTGTTCCATCAGAAGCAACTGGTAAAATTAGCTGTCGTCTCGTTGGGAAGCAGGATCCACAGCACATCTATGAATTAATCGAAAAACACCTACTCGAGCATCAACCTGCAGGCACGACGATGACCGTTAATCAATTTATTCAAGCACGCCCAGTCTCGCTTGATTCAAATGATCCGATGATTCAAAAAGCGGCAGATGCTTATGAAAAAGTATACGGCGAACGCGCTCTATTCCCTAAAGAAGGTGGATCAATTCCAATCGTAGAAGTATTCGCTCGCGTTCTCGAAGCACCCGTCGTCCTTATGGGCTTCGGCTTACCATCAGAAAACTTGCATGCTCCAAATGAACATTTTCACATTGATAATTTCACAAAAGGAATTGAAACGGTTTGTACCTACTTCAAATCACTGTAG
- a CDS encoding penicillin-binding transpeptidase domain-containing protein: MKLKSLIAMGLFLLLLAGCSDQPSAVDAFDTYVKDWNKQEFSSMYKKLSPATQKEISEEDFVDRYKSIYGDVEVEDLKVTFKKPEEEPEPNDEGEVTFPFSVSMQTLAGEVSFDNEATLVLTEGEDAESYGVNWSPSFIFKELKEGDEVAIRSSVPVRGELTDRNGEGLAINGTVKQIGVVPQAIESDQEKIVNELSDALKVSVADIEKELNQGWVQSDPTQFVPLKSVMESEEELLADASEITGVQINNTTERIYPFGESAAHLTGYIRQMQKEDLEKYAGKGYSSYESIGKAGLEQVYEEQLHGQTGWSIEVKGADPEKVIANKEKVDGENIQVTIDASIQKKLFEELGKDPGTAVALHPTTGETLALTSSPSYNPNDFTIGFDEGEYAKLADNKDLPFSAKFNKTYSPGSTIKPLTASIALRDGDLDPNAVEKIDGLKWQPDSSWGGYKVTRVKPADPEVNLAEALMHSDNIYFARKALNLGADKFQKGLESFQVGQEVEFPFPTENSSISNGGLGDNDILLADSAYGQGELQISPYQLAMTYTTFANDGVMLKPTLRTGEDESAEEYEVISPEIASIVSDDLEKVVSDPEGTAYDPVVKGISLAGKTGTAELKAAGEEEGPENGLFVAYNTDKKDLLVAMMVEGASSHDITGKVKDVFAEMQ; the protein is encoded by the coding sequence GTGAAACTAAAATCACTCATCGCAATGGGGCTTTTTTTATTGCTACTTGCGGGTTGTTCGGATCAACCATCGGCGGTTGATGCGTTCGATACATATGTTAAGGACTGGAATAAACAAGAATTTAGCAGCATGTATAAGAAGTTATCACCTGCTACGCAAAAGGAAATATCAGAAGAAGACTTTGTTGATCGCTACAAATCTATTTATGGCGATGTAGAAGTCGAGGATTTGAAAGTTACTTTTAAGAAACCGGAAGAAGAGCCTGAGCCAAATGATGAAGGGGAAGTGACGTTTCCTTTTTCAGTGTCGATGCAGACACTAGCTGGCGAAGTCTCGTTTGATAACGAAGCAACGCTAGTCCTGACTGAAGGAGAAGACGCTGAATCTTACGGTGTGAACTGGAGTCCTTCGTTTATTTTTAAAGAATTGAAAGAAGGCGATGAGGTTGCCATACGTTCTTCAGTTCCGGTTCGTGGTGAATTGACCGATCGGAATGGGGAAGGCTTAGCGATCAATGGTACGGTTAAGCAAATTGGCGTTGTGCCGCAAGCCATCGAATCTGATCAAGAGAAGATAGTGAATGAGCTTAGTGATGCGTTGAAGGTGAGCGTAGCGGATATTGAGAAAGAGCTTAATCAGGGCTGGGTGCAGTCTGATCCAACACAGTTCGTTCCGCTAAAAAGCGTGATGGAATCAGAGGAAGAGTTACTTGCTGACGCAAGTGAGATTACAGGCGTTCAGATAAACAATACGACTGAAAGAATCTATCCTTTTGGTGAAAGCGCCGCCCACTTAACAGGTTACATTCGACAGATGCAAAAGGAAGATCTCGAGAAGTATGCAGGAAAAGGGTATTCCAGCTATGAAAGCATTGGAAAGGCTGGCCTCGAGCAAGTTTATGAAGAACAGCTCCACGGTCAAACAGGCTGGTCAATTGAAGTGAAGGGCGCTGATCCTGAGAAAGTCATCGCCAATAAGGAAAAGGTTGATGGCGAAAACATCCAGGTAACGATCGATGCCTCTATTCAAAAGAAGTTGTTTGAAGAGCTAGGAAAAGATCCTGGTACTGCGGTGGCGCTTCATCCAACAACGGGTGAAACGCTAGCTTTAACAAGCTCCCCTTCTTATAACCCAAATGATTTTACAATTGGATTCGATGAAGGCGAGTATGCGAAGTTAGCTGATAATAAGGATCTTCCTTTTTCAGCGAAGTTTAACAAAACGTATTCACCAGGCTCGACGATTAAGCCACTTACTGCTTCAATCGCACTACGGGATGGGGATTTAGATCCGAATGCAGTTGAGAAAATTGATGGTTTGAAGTGGCAGCCAGACTCAAGCTGGGGTGGATATAAAGTGACGCGCGTGAAGCCTGCAGATCCGGAAGTAAACCTTGCAGAAGCGCTTATGCATTCGGACAATATTTATTTTGCACGTAAAGCGCTGAATCTTGGCGCAGATAAGTTCCAGAAAGGATTGGAGTCGTTCCAGGTTGGTCAGGAAGTTGAGTTTCCTTTCCCAACTGAAAACTCATCGATCTCAAACGGTGGGCTCGGTGATAATGACATTCTTTTAGCTGACTCTGCCTATGGACAGGGGGAGCTTCAGATTTCCCCTTATCAGTTAGCGATGACCTATACGACGTTTGCGAATGATGGCGTGATGCTGAAACCGACGCTTCGAACGGGAGAAGATGAGTCAGCGGAGGAGTATGAAGTGATTTCCCCTGAAATCGCCTCGATTGTGAGCGATGATCTTGAGAAGGTGGTTTCTGATCCTGAAGGTACCGCTTATGATCCAGTGGTTAAAGGCATTTCGCTCGCTGGTAAGACAGGAACGGCTGAGTTAAAAGCAGCAGGCGAAGAAGAAGGCCCAGAAAATGGACTGTTTGTCGCGTATAATACGGACAAGAAGGACTTACTTGTCGCGATGATGGTCGAAGGTGCCTCAAGTCACGATATTACAGGTAAAGTGAAGGACGTTTTCGCTGAAATGCAGTGA
- the rpsN gene encoding 30S ribosomal protein S14, producing the protein MAKKSKIVKEQKRQELVMKYAELRNELKAKGDFEALRKLPRDSSPTRLNNRCEVTGRPKGYLRKFKMSRIAFREYAHKGQIPGVKKSSW; encoded by the coding sequence TTGGCTAAGAAATCGAAAATAGTAAAAGAACAAAAGCGCCAGGAGCTCGTCATGAAGTATGCTGAGCTACGAAATGAATTGAAGGCAAAAGGAGATTTTGAAGCGTTACGAAAGCTCCCACGTGATTCATCACCAACACGCTTGAATAATCGGTGTGAAGTAACTGGTCGTCCTAAAGGGTATTTAAGGAAATTTAAAATGTCTAGAATAGCGTTTCGTGAATATGCTCATAAGGGGCAGATTCCTGGGGTGAAGAAGTCAAGCTGGTAA
- a CDS encoding SMP-30/gluconolactonase/LRE family protein: protein MEAKLVIDARAILGEGPCWDDQSQLLYWVDIEGKKVHAYNPMTAGNIETQQEQMVGTIAPRESGGLVMAMAGGFYAMNLSTESVEAITDPESHLPDNRFNDGKCDPAGRFWAGTMHLEGLKGEGALYCLDENLEVTKKIDHVSTSNGLAWSPDTRYMYFIDTPTKKVVRYDYDFSTGDIRNPVEVITIPDGEGMPDGMTSDEEGNLWIAHWGGSKVTRWNPDTGERLLEVSVPALNVTSCVFGGKERNELYITTARTNTSEEELKQFPYAGGVFRVKTNVIGSRTYSFKG, encoded by the coding sequence ATGGAAGCAAAACTAGTTATTGATGCACGCGCGATACTTGGAGAAGGTCCTTGCTGGGATGATCAAAGCCAGCTTCTCTATTGGGTTGATATTGAAGGAAAGAAAGTTCACGCCTACAATCCAATGACAGCAGGTAATATTGAGACGCAACAGGAGCAAATGGTTGGCACAATTGCTCCGCGAGAATCAGGCGGACTTGTGATGGCGATGGCCGGTGGTTTTTATGCGATGAACCTTTCTACGGAGAGCGTGGAAGCAATCACCGATCCGGAAAGTCATCTACCAGATAACCGATTTAATGATGGGAAGTGTGATCCTGCTGGCCGGTTTTGGGCAGGTACGATGCACTTAGAAGGGTTAAAAGGAGAGGGAGCGCTTTATTGTCTTGATGAAAACCTTGAAGTGACGAAGAAAATTGATCATGTAAGTACATCAAATGGTTTGGCATGGTCGCCTGATACGCGCTACATGTACTTTATTGATACCCCAACGAAAAAAGTTGTCCGCTATGATTATGATTTTTCTACAGGTGATATTCGTAATCCCGTTGAGGTGATCACCATTCCAGACGGAGAAGGGATGCCGGATGGGATGACGAGCGATGAAGAAGGGAATCTATGGATTGCCCACTGGGGTGGGTCCAAGGTAACGAGATGGAATCCTGATACGGGTGAGCGACTGCTAGAAGTAAGCGTCCCTGCACTGAACGTAACATCATGTGTATTTGGTGGAAAAGAGCGGAATGAGCTCTACATTACTACCGCTAGAACAAATACGAGTGAAGAAGAGCTAAAGCAGTTTCCGTATGCAGGGGGAGTGTTTCGAGTGAAAACAAATGTGATAGGCAGTCGAACCTACTCATTTAAAGGTTAG
- a CDS encoding DinB family protein, with the protein MIDRIEGFTPEVSRLVSMMNYARHTTEETIKGLTTEQLDFHLDEKSNSIGMLLQHMASVEKAFQIMTFQERELNDEEWEELGTGIELGEKARSVIRGRDLDDYWSELSFVRANTLDHLRKKDDKWLQKVTPFGWDEKANHYFKWFHVMEDEISHRGQILLIKKRIKS; encoded by the coding sequence ATGATTGATCGAATAGAAGGATTCACGCCTGAGGTTAGTAGATTGGTTTCGATGATGAATTACGCCAGACATACGACGGAAGAGACGATAAAAGGATTAACTACCGAACAGCTCGATTTTCACCTTGATGAAAAGAGCAATTCAATCGGCATGCTGCTACAGCACATGGCTTCGGTTGAAAAGGCGTTTCAAATTATGACGTTTCAAGAGCGAGAGTTAAATGACGAGGAATGGGAGGAACTTGGGACAGGGATTGAACTTGGAGAAAAGGCAAGATCAGTCATTCGCGGGCGCGATCTGGATGATTATTGGAGTGAGCTCAGTTTTGTGCGTGCTAATACGCTGGATCACCTGCGGAAGAAGGACGACAAATGGCTCCAAAAAGTCACCCCGTTTGGTTGGGATGAAAAGGCCAACCATTATTTCAAATGGTTTCACGTGATGGAAGATGAAATTAGTCATCGCGGGCAAATACTCTTAATTAAAAAAAGAATAAAGAGTTAG
- a CDS encoding glycoside hydrolase family 68 protein, protein MGNVKKSSVFKGIALSTIMLVSGFAGTPLTTNAAENEAETAVWSRQDAQDYDLSKDNTAPNIDNVDEVAPDYWVWDTWPLRNRDGSIAQVNGYQVVFALTASREYTWCGRHDEAQIRYFYSKNGKDWKMGGLAYDAEDALGARQWAGSAMMDDDGKVHLFYTATGRKGEEQTTFEQRLAKTTFDIEADKKSKSVELSNFGEHEILAEADGEYYETQEQKTGNIIYSFRDPWFFQDPKTGKEYLIFEGNTAGDDKSLDPENIGDADFRSSHDVPAGAEDYNGNVGIAEAQNEDLTDFELLPPLLEANGVNQQLERPHLLVKGGDYYLFTITHKFTFAPGLTGPDGLYGFTNDSLRGDYEPLNGNGLVVANPEDDPFMTYSHAVMPNGTVISFVNEYRDENGELQYGGTFAPTLKLSIHGNETKVNGALKPGQIMPSH, encoded by the coding sequence ATGGGGAACGTGAAAAAGTCTTCTGTTTTTAAGGGGATTGCACTATCGACAATTATGCTAGTAAGTGGATTTGCAGGTACGCCATTAACAACGAATGCAGCTGAAAATGAAGCTGAAACAGCTGTATGGTCACGTCAAGATGCGCAGGATTATGACTTATCAAAAGATAACACTGCACCTAACATTGACAATGTAGATGAAGTCGCTCCAGACTATTGGGTTTGGGATACATGGCCGCTACGTAACCGTGATGGATCAATTGCTCAGGTAAACGGTTACCAGGTTGTTTTTGCACTTACAGCATCTAGAGAATATACATGGTGTGGCCGACATGACGAAGCTCAAATTCGCTACTTCTACTCGAAGAACGGGAAAGATTGGAAAATGGGCGGACTTGCTTACGATGCAGAAGACGCACTAGGGGCTCGTCAATGGGCAGGATCTGCCATGATGGATGACGATGGGAAGGTACACCTTTTCTATACAGCAACTGGACGTAAAGGCGAAGAACAAACAACATTTGAACAGCGTCTTGCGAAAACAACGTTTGATATCGAAGCAGATAAGAAATCAAAATCTGTTGAACTAAGCAACTTTGGCGAGCACGAAATTCTTGCTGAAGCAGACGGCGAGTATTATGAAACGCAAGAACAAAAAACAGGAAATATCATTTATTCATTCCGTGACCCATGGTTCTTCCAGGACCCTAAGACAGGGAAAGAATACTTAATCTTTGAAGGTAATACTGCTGGAGACGACAAGTCACTTGATCCAGAAAACATTGGCGATGCTGATTTCCGTTCTTCTCACGATGTACCAGCCGGCGCTGAAGATTACAACGGGAACGTTGGGATTGCTGAAGCGCAGAATGAAGATCTAACAGACTTTGAATTGCTTCCACCACTACTTGAAGCAAACGGTGTTAACCAGCAGCTTGAACGTCCTCACCTTCTTGTTAAAGGCGGAGACTACTACCTCTTCACAATCACACATAAATTTACGTTTGCTCCTGGATTAACTGGTCCTGATGGTCTTTATGGCTTTACGAATGATTCTCTTCGAGGAGACTACGAGCCGCTTAACGGTAACGGTCTTGTTGTAGCAAACCCTGAAGATGATCCTTTCATGACATACTCTCATGCAGTTATGCCGAATGGTACAGTTATTAGCTTTGTTAATGAGTATCGTGATGAAAATGGTGAGCTTCAATATGGCGGTACATTTGCACCAACGCTTAAACTTTCGATCCATGGTAACGAAACAAAAGTAAACGGCGCACTTAAGCCAGGGCAAATCATGCCATCACACTAA